One segment of Setaria viridis chromosome 4, Setaria_viridis_v4.0, whole genome shotgun sequence DNA contains the following:
- the LOC117853189 gene encoding uncharacterized protein codes for MAAASFDADVPRHGGAAGTGPLGVHAASRKIGKPGAAGHGQQERKPVIIYMVSPKVIHVEAHEFMPLVQRLTGPDAGRGDKKSRPSTSGGGAGSASPRRQEPEGERSRSRAAPPVRVKARALNRPAGPAVSVSVTATRQQAVAAAHSAAASPAGLMFHDLSPLRGAALKGEHHPLVSPGWLHHVGDHFLSPGAAAALGSPSAGFLDIFGPLSSSQQQ; via the coding sequence atggccgccgcgagCTTCGACGCCGACGTCCCGCGgcacggcggggcggcggggaccGGGCCCCTCGGCGTGCACGCCGCGTCGCGCAAGATCGGCAAGCCGGGCGCCGCCGGGCACGGGCAGCAGGAGCGGAAGCCGGTCATCATCTACATGGTGTCCCCCAAGGTCATCCACGTCGAGGCGCACGAGTTCATGCCGCTCGTGCAGCGGCTCACCGGCCCCGACGCCGGCCGAGGCGACAAGAAGAGCAGGCCGTcgacgtccggcggcggcgctgggtcGGCATCCCCGAGGCGGCAGGAACCGGAGGGCGAGCGCAGCAGGagcagggcggcgccgccggtgcgcgTGAAGGCGCGCGCCCtgaaccggccggccggcccggcggTGTCGGTGTCGGTGACGGCCACGAGGCAgcaggccgtcgccgccgctcactCAGcagcggcgtcgccggcggggcTCATGTTCCACGACCTCAGCCCGctccgcggcgcggcgctcAAGGGCGAGCACCACCCCCTGGTGTCCCCCGGATGGCTGCACCACGTTGGCGACCATTTCCTgagccccggcgccgccgccgcgctcggctCGCCGTCCGCCGGCTTCCTCGACATCTTCGGGCCGCTGTCCTCGTCGCAGCAGCAGTGA
- the LOC117853783 gene encoding heme oxygenase 1, chloroplastic, giving the protein MAPAWLSVPHGALSLDRAPSIHFLPDQPARRAVPAVLRRPGTVAVSVAALRRPLVATVAAATNTAAAASVEERERTFIEEMRAVAMRLHSRDQSKYGEKEAPMEPPVAKWRPTVEGYLRFLVDSKLVFETLEAIVDSAAIPWYAEFRSTGLERSEPLKKDLEWFRQQGHKIPEPCAPGITYASLLEELSVKEPYAFVCHFYNVYFAHSAGGRIIGKKVAEKIHLQKELEFYEWEGDLSQLQQNIRGKLNQVASGWSRAEKDRCLDEMEKAFACSIDLRRHMF; this is encoded by the exons ATGGCGCCCGCATGGCTCTCCGTTCCCCATGGCGCCCTCTCCCTCGATCGCGCCCCCTCGATCCACTTCCTCCCTGACCAGCCTGCCCGCCGCGCGGTTCCCGCCGTGCTCCGGCGGCCAGGGACCGTCGCCGTCTCCGTCGCGGCGCTGAGGAGGCCGCTGGTCGCCACCGTGGCCGCGGCCACGaacacggccgccgccgcaagcgTGGAGGAGCGGGAGAGGACGTTCATCGAGGAGATGCGGGCGGTGGCCATGCGGCTGCACAGCAGGGACCAGTCGAAGTATGGCGAGAAGGAGGCGCCCATGGAGCCGCCCGTCGCCAAGTGGCGGCCCACCGTCGAGGGGTACCTCCGCTTCCTCGTCGACAGCAAGCTCGTCTTCGAGACGCTCGAGGCCATCGTCGACAGCGCCGCCATCCCCTGGT ATGCCGAGTTCCGGAGCACCGGGTTGGAGAGATCAGAGCCTCTGAAGAAGGATTTGGAATGGTTCAGGCAACAAGGTCACAAGATTCCTGAACCATGTGCTCCTGGCATTACATATGCTTCCTTGCTGGAAGAGCTGTCTGTGAAGGAGCCCTATGCATTTGTCTGCCATTTCTACAACGTGTACTTTGCTCATAGCGCTGGGGGCCGAATCATTGGCAAAAAG GTTGCTGAGAAGATTCATCTCCAGAAAGAGCTGGAGTTCTACGAGTGGGAGGGTGATCTGTCGCAGCTGCAGCAGAATATCCGCGGCAAGCTTAATCAAGTCGCTTCC GGTTGGTCTCGGGCGGAGAAGGACCGTTGCCTAGACGAGATGGAGAAGGCGTTCGCCTGTTCAATAGACCTCCGACGCCATATGTTCTAA